The Manihot esculenta cultivar AM560-2 chromosome 1, M.esculenta_v8, whole genome shotgun sequence genome has a window encoding:
- the LOC110610863 gene encoding probable alpha,alpha-trehalose-phosphate synthase [UDP-forming] 9, protein MVSRSCLNILDLASGNLLEIPHTPRSIPRVMTVPGIISDLDGYGSNDGDSENASSICRERIIIVANMLPLHAKKDPETAKWFFSWDEDSLYLQLKDGLSPETEVIYVGSLKADIKASEQEEVSQQLLENFNCVPTFLPQDLQKKFYLGFCKQQLWPLFHYMLPMCPDHGDRFERVVWQAYVSANKMFADKVMEIISPEEDYVWVHDYHLMLLPTFLRKAYNRVKLGFFLHSPFPSSEIYRTLPVRDEILRGLLNCDLIGFHTFDYARHFLSCCSRMLGLDYESKRGHIGLDYFGRTVYIKILPVGIHMGRLESVMNLPSTSVKVKEIQEQLGGRKVILGIDDMDIFKGISLKLLAMEQLLQQHPELRGKVVLVQIVNPARGSGKDVQEAKRETYLTAKRINEVYGSPKYEPVILIDRPVPRYEKTAYYALAECCIVSAVRDGMNLVPYKYIVCRQGTLYMDKAMGTASDSPRKSMIVVSEFIGCSPSLSGAIRVNPWDIDAVADALNLAITMPESEKQLRHEKHYRYVSTHDVAYWARSFMQDLERACQDHYNKRCWGIGFGLGFRVVSLSPSFRRLGVEHIVSAYKRTNRRAIFLDYDGTVVPHTSIVKSPSPEVMSVLTTLCNDPNNTVFIVSGRARNSLSEWLDPCERLGIAAEHGYFMRWDKTCEWETKSVADDLDWKNIVEPIMGLYTETTDGSNIELKESALVWHHQDADPDFGSCQAKELLDHLENVLANEPAVVKRGQHIVEVKPQGISKGFVAEKVLLNMVNRGKPPDFVLCIGDDKSDEDMFESILSTVSGPTLTVAPEIFACTVGRKPSKAKYYLDDTVDVVKLLQGLSAASCPKPKCIENILVSFESAI, encoded by the exons ATGGTGTCAAGATCGTGTCTGAATATTTTGGATTTGGCCTCTGGGAATCTGTTGGAAATTCCTCATACTCCAAGATCTATTCCTAGAGTGATGACTGTCCCTGGGATTATCTCTGATTTGGATGGTTATGGCAGTAATGATGGGGACTCAGAGAATGCTTCATCGATTTGTCGTGAGCGGATAATTATTGTGGCAAACATGTTGCCTTTACATGCTAAAAAGGATCCAGAAACTGCCAAGTGGTTCTTCAGTTGGGATGAAGATTCACTTTATTTGCAACTAAAGGATGGTTTGTCCCCTGAAACTGAGGTTATTTATGTTGGGTCTCTAAAGGCTGATATAAAGGCTAGTGAGCAGGAAGAAGTTTCCCAACAACTGCTTGAGAATTTCAACTGTGTCCCTACTTTTCTACCCCAAGACCTACAGAAGAAGTTTTATCTTGGGTTCTGTAAACAGCAATTATGGCCTCTTTTTCACTACATGTTGCCTATGTGCCCAGACCATGGCGATCGCTTTGAACGTGTTGTTTGGCAGGCCTATGTTTCAGCAAATAAAATGTTTGCAGACAAGGTCATGGAAATAATCAGTCCCGAGGAAGATTATGTTTGGGTTCATGACTATCACTTGATGCTTCTTCCAACCTTTCTGAGGAAAGCTTACAATAGAGTCAAGCTTGGATTCTTCCTCCACAGTCCATTTCCTTCATCGGAAATATACCGAACACTTCCAGTTCGAGATGAAATTCTGAGGGGGCTTCTGAATTGTGACCTAATTGGTTTTCATACATTTGATTATGCGCGGCACTTTCTCTCCTGCTGCAGCAGAATGCTTGGCTTGGATTATGAATCTAAGAGGGGACACATTGGACTTGATTACTTTGGCCGTACAGTGTACATCAAAATATTGCCTGTAGGTATACACATGGGTCGGCTTGAATCAGTAATGAACCTTCCTTCTACTTCTGTTAAAGTCAAAGAAATTCAAGAACAGTTGGGTGGGAGGAAAGTGATTCTTGGTATTGATGACATGGACATATTCAAAGGAATCAGTCTGAAATTATTGGCAATGGAACAACTCTTGCAACAACATCCAGAGTTGCGGGGGAAAGTGGTCCTAGTTCAGATTGTGAATCCTGCAAGGGGATCAGGGAAAGATGTCCAAGAAGCAAAGAGGGAGACATACTTAACTGCCAAAAGGATCAATGAAGTTTATGGTTCACCCAAATATGAACCAGTCATTCTGATTGATCGTCCTGTTCCTCGGTATGAGAAGACTGCATATTATGCTTTAGCAGAATGTTGCATAGTAAGTGCAGTGAGGGATGGGATGAATTTAGTGCCCTATAAATATATCGTTTGCAGGCAGGGCACCCTGTATATGGACAAAGCCATGGGCACAGCATCAGATTCTCCTCGCAAAAGCATGATTGTTGTTTCAGAGTTCATTGGTTGCTCACCTTCTCTAAGTGGAGCAATTAGGGTGAACCCATGGGATATTGATGCCGTGGCTGATGCCTTGAATTTGGCCATCACCATGCCAGAATCTGAGAAGCAGTTGCGCCATGAGAAGCATTATCGTTATGTCAGTACTCACGATGTAGCTTATTGGGCACGCAGCTTTATGCAGGATTTGGAGAGAGCTTGCCAAGATCATTATAATAAAAGGTGTTGGGGAATTGGATTTGGCCTGGGATTCAGAGTTGTGTCTCTTTCTCCTAGTTTCAGGAGGTTGGGTGTCGAGCACATTGTCTCAGCTTATAAACGGACAAATAGAAGAGCAATATTTCTGGACTATGATGGTACTGTTGTTCCACATACATCTATTGTTAAAAGCCCCAGCCCTGAAGTCATGTCTGTTCTGACAACTCTATGCAATGATCCAAATAACACTGTATTTATAGTCAGCGGGAGAGCAAGAAATTCATTGAGCGAGTGGCTTGATCCATGTGAGAGATTAGGAATAGCAGCTGAACATGGATACTTCATGAG GTGGGATAAAACCTGTGAGTGGGAAACCAAGTCTGTTGCTGATGATCTTGATTGGAAAAATATTGTGGAACCTATAATGGGACTATATACAGAGACAACTGATGGCTCCAATATAGAGTTGAAGGAGAGTGCATTGGTGTGGCACCATCAAGATGCAGACCCAGACTTTGGATCCTGCCAAGCTAAAGAATTGTTGGATCATCTTGAAAATGTCCTTGCAAATGAACCAGCTGTGGTTAAGCGGGGCCAACATATTGTTGAAGTTAAGCCACAG GGAATAAGTAAAGGATTTGTTGCTGAAAAGGTTCTTTTAAATATGGTTAATCGTGGGAAGCCACCCGATTTTGTATTGTGCATTGGTGATGATAAATCAGACGAGGACATGTTTGAGAGTATACTAAGCACAGTTTCAGGACCAACTTTGACTGTGGCACCAGAGATCTTCGCCTGCACTGTTGGGCGGAAGCCAAGCAAGGCTAAGTATTATCTAGATGATACTGTTGATGTTGTGAAATTGCTTCAAGGCCTTTCAGCTGCTTCGTGCCCAAAGCCCAAGTGTATTGAAAACATACTGGTTTCTTTTGAGAGTGCTATTTGA